The following proteins are co-located in the Deinococcus metallilatus genome:
- a CDS encoding MarR family winged helix-turn-helix transcriptional regulator translates to MKTPRLELEQIERDWRAARPDVNPDPMLTVIAVQRASHALQTALEAFFARHDLTPSAFDVLATLRRSSPPEGLTLGELAQRMAITPPAVTKRVDGLERRGWVVRQADAGDRRTVRAALTPRGREAVDHLLADHVAHEEALLRDLTPGERATLRALLGRLPAQPEQE, encoded by the coding sequence ATGAAGACGCCACGGCTGGAACTGGAGCAGATCGAACGGGATTGGCGCGCCGCCAGGCCGGACGTGAACCCGGACCCGATGTTGACCGTGATCGCCGTACAGCGGGCCAGTCACGCCCTCCAGACGGCGCTGGAAGCCTTTTTCGCGCGGCACGACCTGACGCCCTCGGCCTTCGATGTCCTGGCAACGCTGCGCCGCTCCTCTCCCCCGGAGGGTCTGACCCTGGGGGAACTCGCCCAGCGGATGGCGATCACGCCGCCCGCCGTGACCAAGCGCGTGGACGGGCTGGAGCGCCGGGGCTGGGTGGTCCGGCAGGCCGACGCCGGGGACCGCCGCACGGTGCGGGCGGCCCTGACCCCCCGGGGCCGGGAGGCCGTGGACCACCTCCTGGCCGACCACGTGGCGCACGAGGAGGCGTTGCTGCGTGACCTGACGCCGGGCGAGCGGGCCACCTTACGGGCACTCCTGGGTCGCCTTCCCGCCCAGCCCGAACAAGAATGA
- a CDS encoding MerR family transcriptional regulator — protein MTDTEATLTIGAFSRASRLSLKALRLYDDLGLLPPARVDEGTGYRYYTPSQLGTAHLIGLLRQLDLPLSEVRAVLDTPAQTRASQLTQLWARVEREHGRRRGVAQYLIEKLQGETDMTDHFDVQQRLVPAQRVATLTRRLYVADLTDFIGEAGGRLHALTGAQTAGATFVIYHGEVNADSDGPVEVCVPFTGSLTVPDDVTVREEPAHHEAYVTLTRAQFVFPDILRAYDATCEYAKAHGTPGELSPREVYPVAWDGLSDNDPAGDVAWPFVPRG, from the coding sequence ATGACGGACACGGAAGCAACCCTCACCATCGGCGCCTTCTCGCGCGCCTCGCGCCTGAGCCTCAAGGCCCTGCGGCTGTACGACGACCTGGGCCTGCTCCCGCCCGCCCGCGTGGACGAGGGGACAGGTTATCGCTACTACACCCCTTCCCAACTGGGCACGGCGCACCTGATCGGCCTGCTGCGGCAACTCGACCTGCCGCTGAGTGAGGTGCGGGCGGTGCTGGACACCCCCGCGCAGACCCGGGCTTCGCAACTCACGCAACTCTGGGCGCGGGTCGAGCGGGAACACGGACGGCGCCGGGGCGTGGCGCAGTACCTCATCGAGAAACTGCAAGGAGAGACGGACATGACCGACCACTTCGACGTTCAGCAACGCCTTGTGCCCGCCCAGCGCGTGGCGACCCTCACCCGGCGGCTCTACGTGGCCGACCTGACAGACTTCATCGGGGAGGCGGGCGGCAGGCTACACGCCTTGACGGGAGCGCAGACGGCGGGAGCTACCTTCGTGATCTACCACGGTGAGGTCAACGCCGACAGCGACGGCCCGGTGGAAGTCTGCGTGCCCTTCACGGGAAGCCTGACCGTCCCGGACGACGTGACGGTGCGCGAGGAACCCGCCCACCACGAGGCGTATGTGACCCTGACCCGGGCGCAGTTCGTGTTCCCCGACATCCTGCGGGCCTACGACGCCACCTGCGAGTATGCGAAGGCACACGGCACGCCGGGCGAGTTGTCCCCCCGCGAGGTGTACCCGGTCGCCTGGGACGGGCTGAGTGACAACGACCCGGCGGGGGACGTGGCCTGGCCCTTCGTGCCGCGCGGCTGA
- a CDS encoding four-helix bundle copper-binding protein: MSQATQAMLATHPQRESAAFNMQALTACIDACFECAQVCTSCADACLGEREHLMHLVHCIRLNLDCADVCGTTGRVLSRLTQPDQNVLRTQLQACVAACRACGDECERHAREMNMEHCRICAESCRRCQQACQQLLGGMNV, translated from the coding sequence ATGTCGCAAGCCACCCAGGCCATGCTCGCCACCCATCCCCAGCGGGAATCCGCCGCCTTCAACATGCAGGCCCTCACCGCTTGCATCGACGCCTGCTTCGAGTGCGCGCAGGTGTGCACTTCCTGCGCCGACGCCTGTCTGGGCGAGCGGGAGCACCTGATGCACCTCGTTCACTGCATTCGCCTGAACCTCGACTGTGCGGACGTGTGCGGGACGACGGGCCGGGTGCTGTCGCGGCTGACGCAGCCCGATCAGAACGTGCTGCGGACCCAACTGCAAGCCTGCGTGGCCGCCTGCCGCGCCTGCGGGGACGAGTGCGAGCGGCACGCCCGCGAGATGAACATGGAGCACTGCCGCATCTGTGCCGAGTCCTGCCGCCGTTGCCAGCAGGCCTGCCAGCAGTTGCTCGGTGGGATGAACGTGTGA
- a CDS encoding SDR family oxidoreductase — protein MPVSMPPEKVAEIGKQESPIGRPAQPAEIAPAFVFLASQEASYVNARFWG, from the coding sequence CTGCCGGTGTCGATGCCGCCAGAGAAGGTGGCCGAGATCGGCAAGCAGGAATCCCCCATCGGGCGGCCTGCGCAGCCCGCCGAGATCGCCCCGGCCTTCGTGTTCCTGGCGTCTCAGGAGGCGAGCTATGTGAACGCGAGATTCTGGGGGTGA
- a CDS encoding single-stranded DNA-binding protein: MLHIEFITDLGAKVSVDVESADKLLDVQRQYGRLGWTSGEIPVGGYQFPLENEPDFDWSLIGARKWTNPEGEEMVLHRGHAYRRRELEAVDSRKMKLPAAVKYSRGAKNTDPDHVREKADGEFEYVTLAIFRGGKRQERYAIPGGNRAPAQASAPARPAARPQNGRPAAVAVQEEETPF; encoded by the coding sequence ATGCTACATATCGAATTCATCACCGACCTGGGCGCGAAGGTCAGCGTGGACGTGGAGAGCGCCGACAAGCTGCTGGACGTGCAGCGCCAGTACGGGCGGCTGGGCTGGACCAGCGGCGAGATTCCGGTGGGCGGTTACCAGTTCCCGCTGGAGAACGAACCCGACTTCGACTGGTCGCTGATCGGCGCGCGCAAGTGGACCAACCCGGAGGGCGAGGAGATGGTCCTGCACCGGGGCCACGCCTACCGCCGCCGCGAACTGGAGGCGGTGGACAGCCGCAAGATGAAGCTCCCCGCCGCCGTCAAGTACAGCCGGGGCGCCAAGAACACCGACCCCGACCACGTGCGCGAGAAGGCCGACGGCGAATTCGAGTATGTGACGCTGGCGATCTTCCGCGGCGGCAAGCGTCAGGAACGTTACGCCATCCCCGGCGGCAACCGCGCCCCCGCGCAGGCGAGTGCCCCGGCACGCCCGGCGGCACGTCCCCAGAATGGTCGGCCCGCCGCTGTCGCGGTTCAGGAAGAGGAAACGCCGTTCTAA
- a CDS encoding DUF488 domain-containing protein has product MNGSSVPASHLRLKRAYEPAEPGDGVRILVDRLWPRRVSKTKAALDDWMKEVAPSTELRKWFGHDPARWPEFQRRYRAELVQQSGALDRIRSLARNRVVTLVYSAHDEQHNDAVVLRDVLLGEA; this is encoded by the coding sequence ATGAACGGCTCCAGCGTTCCAGCTTCGCATCTTCGCCTGAAACGCGCCTACGAACCTGCCGAGCCGGGCGATGGGGTGCGAATTCTCGTCGACCGGCTGTGGCCCCGCAGGGTGAGCAAGACAAAGGCCGCGCTCGACGACTGGATGAAAGAGGTGGCGCCGAGCACCGAGCTACGCAAATGGTTCGGTCACGATCCCGCGCGCTGGCCCGAATTCCAGCGCCGCTATCGCGCCGAGCTTGTCCAGCAATCGGGCGCGCTCGACCGCATCCGGAGCCTGGCCAGAAACCGCGTCGTCACGCTCGTCTACAGCGCGCATGACGAACAGCATAACGATGCGGTCGTCCTGAGGGACGTGCTGCTCGGCGAAGCCTGA
- a CDS encoding DMT family transporter yields the protein MIVRPSLFPLALAVLAGSFLPVQFAVNGALAGQLHSVTLTAAVSYGMGTLGLMSLLVLGRTRPAWASARQAPRWVWLGGVVGSAYVVGSVLLTRALGAALATTLVIAAQVVTAILLDHLGVLGLKRRRVNRARAAALALVLAALGVRLWGAA from the coding sequence ATGATTGTCCGCCCTTCCCTGTTTCCCCTGGCGCTCGCGGTGTTGGCGGGAAGCTTTCTGCCCGTCCAGTTTGCCGTGAACGGCGCGCTGGCGGGACAACTTCATTCGGTGACCCTGACCGCCGCCGTGTCCTACGGCATGGGGACGCTGGGGCTGATGTCGCTGCTGGTCCTGGGCCGGACCCGACCCGCCTGGGCGTCGGCCCGGCAGGCGCCGCGCTGGGTCTGGCTGGGCGGGGTGGTCGGGAGTGCCTACGTGGTGGGCAGCGTGCTGCTGACGCGGGCGCTCGGCGCGGCCCTGGCAACGACGCTGGTGATCGCCGCCCAGGTCGTGACGGCGATCCTGCTCGACCACCTGGGTGTCCTGGGCCTGAAACGGCGGCGGGTGAACCGGGCACGTGCTGCTGCGCTGGCGCTGGTCCTCGCGGCGCTCGGCGTGCGGCTGTGGGGGGCGGCGTGA
- a CDS encoding DUF305 domain-containing protein: MKSKSLLLSTLTALTLAATPALAQMDHSMHGQPATTAAPVTQGMNDMGGLAGLSGKAFDRAYLSMMIAHHQGAVDMARAVQGRVKDTQVKSWVANVIRDQTREINDMTAWLKPLGGMNTGMRDMMASGMKGMVTPLKTAKNPDVAFVEGMLPHHASALDMASLALQRSNDPRVLKLSRDIIQAQADEMYAYRQWLARRG; this comes from the coding sequence ATGAAGAGCAAGAGCCTCCTCCTGAGTACCCTCACGGCCCTGACCCTGGCGGCGACGCCCGCGCTCGCGCAGATGGACCACAGCATGCACGGCCAGCCCGCTACCACCGCCGCCCCGGTGACCCAGGGCATGAACGACATGGGCGGCCTCGCCGGGTTGAGTGGGAAGGCCTTCGACCGCGCCTACCTCAGCATGATGATCGCGCACCACCAGGGGGCGGTGGACATGGCCCGCGCCGTGCAGGGCCGGGTGAAGGACACGCAGGTGAAGAGCTGGGTGGCGAACGTCATCCGCGACCAGACCCGCGAGATCAACGACATGACCGCCTGGCTGAAGCCCCTGGGCGGAATGAACACGGGCATGCGCGACATGATGGCGAGCGGCATGAAGGGCATGGTCACGCCGCTGAAGACCGCGAAGAATCCGGACGTGGCCTTCGTGGAGGGGATGCTGCCCCACCACGCCTCGGCGCTGGACATGGCGAGCCTGGCCCTGCAAAGGAGCAACGACCCCCGCGTGCTGAAGCTCTCCCGCGACATCATCCAGGCGCAGGCCGACGAGATGTACGCCTATAGGCAGTGGCTCGCCCGGCGCGGCTGA
- a CDS encoding winged helix-turn-helix domain-containing protein, with protein MARILIVDDDPAILEILGVYLRAERHTVLEAQDGLTGQARLNESDLAILDWMLPGVSGLDLARQQRRDHPDFPILLLTARGEEEDKLRGLEVGADDYVTKPFSPREVVARVRALLRRARIQDSVSTGGLQLDERTRTATLDGQELSLSKLEFDLLLTLARHPGFVWSRDRLLERVWGADFPGVERVVDVHMAGLRRKLGENPEQPRFIETVRGVGYRFREEA; from the coding sequence ATGGCCCGCATCCTGATCGTCGACGACGACCCTGCCATTCTGGAGATTCTGGGCGTCTACCTGCGAGCCGAGCGGCACACCGTGCTGGAAGCACAAGATGGGCTAACCGGACAGGCCCGCCTGAACGAGTCGGACCTCGCCATCCTCGACTGGATGCTGCCGGGGGTGAGCGGCCTCGACCTGGCGCGGCAGCAGCGCCGCGACCATCCGGACTTCCCGATCCTGCTGCTCACCGCGCGGGGCGAGGAGGAGGACAAGCTGCGCGGCCTGGAGGTCGGCGCGGACGACTACGTCACCAAGCCCTTCTCTCCCCGCGAAGTCGTGGCGCGCGTGCGGGCGCTGCTGCGCCGGGCACGTATTCAGGACAGCGTGTCGACGGGCGGCCTGCAACTGGACGAGCGGACCCGCACCGCCACCCTCGACGGACAGGAACTCAGCCTCTCGAAGCTGGAGTTCGACCTGCTGCTCACCCTGGCCCGCCATCCCGGCTTCGTGTGGTCGCGGGACCGCCTGCTCGAACGGGTATGGGGAGCCGACTTTCCCGGCGTGGAGCGGGTGGTGGACGTTCACATGGCCGGGTTGCGCCGCAAGCTGGGGGAGAACCCGGAGCAGCCGCGCTTCATCGAGACGGTGCGCGGCGTGGGGTACCGCTTCCGGGAGGAGGCGTGA
- a CDS encoding DMT family transporter, whose product MNLAVLLGTLGAGVGLAAGLAFSVRLSGALGSPLAATLVNFLVGGVLMVVLWGLGLDGARPAQFPAAWMLTGGLLGAAYVTLSLLVAARLGVGFSTVAVTLGQLLGALVIPALGWLGQTRQAPTPGGLLSAALLAVAVALLASDRQQGEATGAETR is encoded by the coding sequence GTGAACCTCGCGGTACTGCTGGGCACGCTGGGGGCGGGGGTGGGGCTGGCGGCGGGCCTCGCCTTCAGCGTGCGGCTGTCCGGCGCGCTGGGCAGCCCGCTGGCGGCCACGCTGGTGAATTTTCTGGTAGGCGGCGTGTTGATGGTCGTGCTGTGGGGCCTTGGCCTGGACGGGGCGCGGCCCGCGCAGTTCCCCGCCGCGTGGATGCTGACCGGCGGGCTGCTGGGTGCGGCCTACGTGACCCTCAGCCTGCTGGTGGCCGCGCGGCTCGGCGTGGGCTTCAGCACCGTCGCCGTGACGCTGGGGCAACTGCTGGGGGCGCTGGTGATCCCGGCCCTGGGCTGGCTGGGCCAGACGCGGCAGGCGCCCACGCCGGGCGGCCTCCTCAGCGCCGCCCTCCTGGCCGTGGCGGTGGCCCTGCTGGCCTCGGACCGGCAGCAAGGCGAGGCCACGGGCGCTGAAACCCGTTAA
- a CDS encoding M42 family metallopeptidase, translating to MTVPPALIPAARPGAFDLPSTTDLLLRLLNTPSPTGFTEAAVRLLEGELDALGVPHRRSKKGALTWEIAGTPGQPHTTFSGHVDTLGAMVKEIKENGRLRLAMLGGYDWATIEGEYVQVHTQRGEVITGTVVNTHQSTHVHGPALRELRREQAVMEVRPDAPTVSDGETRALGIEVGDFVSFDPRATLTGAGYLKSRHLDNKAAVAVFLGVTRALLGQPPAHTAAFHVTTYEEVGHGAATGIPPHTDELIAVDMAAVGEGQTSSEHHVTLCVADSGGPYDHALGNRLRAAARRAGLDLKVDLYPYYASDGTAAWRAGGDYPVALIGPGVDASHAYERTHLDALKATAELMLAHVRGE from the coding sequence ATGACCGTCCCGCCTGCCCTGATCCCCGCCGCACGGCCCGGAGCGTTCGACCTGCCCTCCACCACCGACCTCCTCCTGCGCCTGCTGAACACCCCCAGCCCCACCGGGTTCACCGAGGCCGCCGTGCGCCTGCTGGAAGGGGAACTGGACGCGCTGGGGGTGCCGCACCGCCGCAGCAAGAAGGGCGCGCTGACCTGGGAAATCGCGGGGACGCCTGGCCAGCCGCACACGACCTTCAGCGGCCACGTGGATACCCTCGGCGCGATGGTGAAGGAGATCAAGGAGAACGGGCGGCTGCGCCTCGCCATGCTGGGCGGCTACGACTGGGCCACCATCGAGGGCGAGTATGTGCAGGTTCATACCCAGCGCGGCGAGGTCATCACCGGGACCGTCGTGAACACGCACCAGAGCACCCACGTTCACGGCCCGGCCCTGCGCGAACTCCGGCGCGAGCAGGCCGTGATGGAAGTCCGCCCGGACGCCCCCACTGTCAGCGACGGCGAGACGCGGGCGCTGGGGATCGAGGTGGGCGACTTCGTGAGCTTCGATCCCCGCGCCACCTTGACCGGCGCTGGCTACCTCAAGAGCCGCCACCTCGACAACAAGGCCGCTGTCGCCGTGTTCCTGGGCGTGACCCGCGCGCTCCTCGGTCAGCCCCCCGCCCACACCGCCGCCTTCCACGTGACCACCTACGAGGAGGTGGGGCACGGGGCCGCGACCGGCATTCCGCCGCACACCGACGAACTGATCGCCGTGGACATGGCCGCCGTCGGGGAAGGGCAGACCAGCAGCGAGCATCACGTCACCCTCTGCGTGGCCGACAGCGGCGGGCCGTACGACCACGCGCTCGGCAACCGCCTGCGCGCGGCGGCGCGGCGGGCGGGGCTGGACCTGAAGGTGGACCTCTACCCCTACTACGCCAGCGACGGGACGGCGGCCTGGCGCGCGGGCGGCGACTACCCCGTCGCCCTGATCGGCCCCGGCGTGGACGCGAGCCACGCCTACGAACGCACCCACCTGGACGCGCTGAAAGCGACGGCGGAGCTGATGCTGGCGCACGTGCGGGGGGAGTGA
- a CDS encoding Dyp-type peroxidase — protein sequence MTVESQAVASKLSRAAIFLVATLNEGEESLDAVRAMCGDLAGFVRAVGFRDLDGGLSCIMGFGSQAWDRLFGAPRPKELHPFREINGRHHAVATPGDILFHIRARSMDLCFELAMQITARLGGAITVVDETHGFKFFDQRDMTGFVDGTENPVGRESLDAVLIGDEDSAFAGGSYVIVQKYLHDLKGWNALPVERQELIIGRKKLSDIELEASVKPSWAHNALTSITDEEGNELKIVRDNMPFGTIGKGEFGTYFIGYARSPSRIERMLENMFVGNPPGNYDHLLDFSRAVTGSLFFVPPETFLGAAGPAAQSSATAKPV from the coding sequence ATGACGGTCGAGAGCCAGGCCGTCGCCTCGAAGCTGTCGCGCGCGGCAATCTTTCTCGTGGCCACGCTGAACGAAGGCGAGGAGAGCCTGGACGCGGTGCGCGCGATGTGCGGCGATCTGGCCGGATTCGTGCGGGCGGTCGGCTTTCGCGATCTCGACGGCGGGTTGTCGTGCATCATGGGATTCGGCTCGCAGGCGTGGGACCGGCTGTTCGGCGCGCCCCGGCCCAAGGAGTTGCATCCCTTCCGCGAGATCAACGGGCGGCATCACGCAGTGGCGACGCCGGGCGATATCCTGTTCCACATCCGCGCGCGGAGCATGGACCTGTGCTTCGAGCTCGCGATGCAGATCACCGCGCGCCTGGGCGGTGCGATCACCGTGGTCGACGAGACGCACGGGTTCAAGTTCTTCGACCAGCGCGACATGACCGGCTTCGTCGACGGGACCGAGAACCCGGTCGGGCGGGAGAGCCTTGACGCGGTTCTGATCGGCGACGAGGATTCCGCCTTCGCGGGCGGCAGCTATGTGATCGTCCAGAAATATCTGCACGACCTCAAGGGCTGGAACGCGCTTCCGGTCGAGCGGCAGGAACTCATCATCGGCCGCAAGAAGCTGTCCGACATCGAGCTGGAGGCTTCGGTCAAGCCCTCCTGGGCGCACAACGCGCTGACCTCCATTACCGACGAGGAGGGCAACGAGCTCAAGATCGTGCGCGACAACATGCCCTTCGGCACAATCGGCAAGGGCGAGTTCGGCACCTATTTCATTGGCTATGCGCGCTCGCCGTCGCGGATCGAGCGGATGCTGGAGAACATGTTTGTCGGCAATCCCCCGGGCAATTACGACCACCTGCTCGATTTCAGCCGGGCGGTCACCGGCAGCCTGTTCTTCGTGCCGCCCGAGACATTCCTCGGCGCGGCTGGCCCCGCGGCGCAAAGCTCGGCGACGGCAAAGCCCGTATAA
- a CDS encoding sensor histidine kinase — protein sequence MKLFPRLFLGHLLVILVALGALFLVVELIAPSFYRHHVEQMVALIGPEGRALRPDLERGMRRTLNSALLAAVPFAVAVAALTASLTSRRIVRAVRLLSDGSQALAAGQYARRLPETGRDELAGLAHNFNVMAGSLERVEQDRAALIGNVGHELRTPLAALRGYSEALTDGVMLPEQAAPAIRREVRAMERLASDLSLVSRIEAGRVDLHPTIFSARSLLTAALERFGDAYAERGVTLMAQNPPDDLQVRADFERALQVLSNLLSNALRHTPPGGRVTLAVQEVGGQVGFSVEDTGSGIPADHLERIFERFYRVDPARTRGEGSGVGLTIARGLVEQMGGTVRVTSGEGGSTFTFTLPLA from the coding sequence GTGAAGCTCTTCCCGCGGCTTTTCCTGGGGCACCTGCTGGTGATCCTGGTCGCGCTGGGCGCGCTGTTCCTGGTGGTGGAACTCATCGCGCCCAGCTTCTACCGGCACCACGTGGAGCAGATGGTGGCGCTGATTGGCCCGGAAGGCCGCGCCCTGCGCCCGGACCTGGAACGCGGCATGCGCCGCACCCTCAACAGTGCCCTGCTGGCCGCAGTGCCCTTCGCCGTGGCCGTCGCCGCACTCACCGCCTCCCTGACCTCCCGGCGCATCGTGCGGGCTGTGCGGCTGCTCTCAGACGGCAGCCAGGCGCTCGCGGCGGGCCAGTACGCCCGGCGACTTCCTGAAACCGGGCGGGACGAACTGGCGGGCCTCGCGCACAACTTCAACGTGATGGCCGGTTCGCTGGAGCGGGTGGAACAGGACCGGGCGGCCCTGATTGGAAACGTCGGGCACGAGTTGCGGACACCGCTGGCCGCGCTGCGCGGGTACAGCGAGGCCCTCACCGACGGCGTGATGTTGCCGGAGCAGGCCGCGCCAGCCATCCGGCGGGAGGTGCGTGCCATGGAGCGCCTCGCCAGCGACCTGAGCCTGGTGTCCCGGATCGAGGCGGGCCGGGTGGATCTGCACCCGACGATCTTCAGTGCGCGGAGTCTGCTCACCGCGGCCCTGGAGCGCTTCGGGGACGCCTACGCGGAGCGCGGGGTCACGCTGATGGCCCAGAACCCACCGGACGACTTGCAAGTCCGGGCGGACTTCGAGCGGGCCTTGCAGGTGCTGTCCAACCTGCTGTCCAACGCCCTGCGCCACACGCCGCCGGGTGGCCGGGTCACGCTGGCGGTGCAGGAGGTTGGCGGGCAGGTCGGGTTCAGCGTCGAGGACACCGGGAGCGGCATCCCCGCTGACCACCTGGAACGGATTTTCGAGCGCTTCTACCGGGTGGACCCGGCCCGGACGCGCGGCGAGGGGAGCGGCGTCGGCCTGACCATCGCCCGCGGCCTGGTGGAGCAGATGGGCGGCACGGTCAGGGTCACTTCGGGCGAGGGCGGCAGCACGTTCACCTTCACCCTGCCCCTGGCCTGA
- a CDS encoding molybdopterin dinucleotide binding domain-containing protein: MVEITSPHGRWEGVAIVFDSVRPGEVFVPGHYGRGTQSANQHTWYARDPIRHQPPLKSSPVAVRRLSFGEPFAARTFA; the protein is encoded by the coding sequence ATGGTCGAGATCACCTCGCCGCACGGCCGTTGGGAGGGCGTGGCGATAGTGTTCGATTCCGTGCGGCCGGGCGAGGTGTTCGTGCCCGGCCACTACGGCCGCGGCACGCAATCGGCCAACCAGCACACCTGGTATGCCCGCGACCCGATCCGCCATCAGCCGCCGTTGAAGTCCTCTCCGGTCGCGGTGCGTCGTCTGAGCTTCGGCGAGCCCTTCGCGGCGCGGACCTTTGCATGA
- the paaI gene encoding hydroxyphenylacetyl-CoA thioesterase PaaI gives MSYADTLGMHVLEATPERTRVTLTVTPGGLNMHGTAHGGLLFSLADEAFAVISNLEAQAVAVETHLSFFRAAREGNELVAVATPERVGRTLATYRVEVRRGEEGEVLALFLGTVARREQRQEAGRS, from the coding sequence ATGAGCTACGCCGACACCCTGGGAATGCACGTGCTGGAGGCCACCCCCGAACGCACCCGCGTCACGCTGACTGTCACTCCGGGCGGCCTGAACATGCACGGCACCGCGCACGGCGGTCTGCTGTTCAGCCTGGCGGACGAGGCCTTCGCGGTCATCAGCAATCTGGAGGCGCAGGCGGTGGCGGTCGAGACACACCTGAGCTTCTTCCGCGCCGCACGGGAGGGGAATGAACTGGTGGCCGTCGCCACGCCCGAGCGCGTGGGCCGCACGCTGGCGACCTACCGGGTGGAGGTGCGGCGCGGGGAGGAGGGGGAGGTGCTGGCGCTGTTTCTGGGGACGGTGGCGAGGCGGGAGCAACGACAGGAAGCTGGACGATCTTGA
- the rocF gene encoding arginase: protein MNVNILGIPMDLGAGRRGVDMGPSALRNAHLAARLRDLGHTVRDLGDVDVALPETLDKHAGAGLVFLDPILEACRATAEQLAALPGDVFPITLGGDHSVSMGTVTGNALRGNPAGDRTGLIWVDAHTDYNTPESSPSGNIHGMPVAHLTGLGDADLAGLGGGWSLRPEDIVMIGIRSVDAFERDLLREAGIKAYTMKEVDQLGITRITEETLERLGDVRRLHVSFDADALDPTVAPGVGTPVPGGLTYREGHLLMELLCESNRVTSLDIVEVNPVLDTRNQTAEVMVGMAASLLGQRIL from the coding sequence ATGAACGTGAATATTCTGGGGATTCCGATGGACCTGGGCGCCGGGCGGCGCGGCGTGGACATGGGGCCTTCGGCCCTGCGGAACGCACATCTGGCGGCCCGGCTGCGCGACCTGGGGCATACGGTCCGTGACCTGGGGGACGTGGATGTCGCCCTGCCGGAGACGCTCGACAAGCACGCGGGGGCGGGGCTGGTGTTTCTCGACCCCATTCTGGAAGCCTGCCGCGCGACGGCCGAGCAGCTCGCCGCACTGCCGGGAGACGTGTTTCCGATCACGCTGGGCGGGGACCACTCGGTCAGCATGGGCACCGTGACTGGCAACGCGCTGCGCGGGAACCCGGCGGGCGACCGCACCGGCCTGATCTGGGTGGACGCCCACACCGACTACAACACGCCCGAGAGCAGCCCCAGCGGCAACATCCACGGGATGCCCGTCGCGCACCTCACCGGGCTGGGGGACGCGGACCTTGCCGGGCTGGGTGGCGGCTGGTCCTTGCGGCCCGAGGACATCGTGATGATCGGCATTCGCAGTGTGGACGCCTTCGAGCGCGACCTGCTGCGCGAGGCCGGAATCAAGGCTTACACCATGAAGGAGGTGGACCAGCTCGGCATCACCCGCATCACCGAGGAGACGCTGGAGCGCCTGGGGGACGTGCGGCGGCTGCACGTGTCCTTCGACGCCGACGCCCTCGACCCGACCGTCGCGCCCGGCGTGGGCACGCCCGTTCCCGGCGGCCTGACCTACCGCGAGGGTCACCTCCTGATGGAACTGCTGTGCGAATCGAACCGGGTGACCAGCCTGGATATCGTGGAGGTGAACCCGGTGCTCGACACCCGCAACCAGACCGCCGAGGTGATGGTGGGCATGGCGGCGAGCCTGCTGGGGCAGCGCATTCTGTAG